AGAGCAAATCCGAGAAGTTTACGATTTTGATGTATCTACATCTACCATATCACGTATCACAGATAAAGTTACCAATGATATTATTGCTTGGCAAAACAGACCCCTGGAGCCCGTATATTTAATTACTTGGATGGATGGTATTGTATTTAAGGTTCGGGAGAACTCTAAAGTCATTAACAAAACCATGTACATCGCCGTAGGACTCCGTAGAGATGGTAAAAAGGAAGTCTTAGGACTTTGGCTGGGTAAGAATGAATCGGCAGCCTTTTGGATGAGTGTACTAACCGATATGAAAGCCAGAGGCGTTCAGGATTTGCTTATCACGGCCACAGATAATCTTAACGGTTTCACCGACACCATTAAAAATGTTTTTCCTGAATCTAAAACCCAAATTTGCGTGGTACATCAGATTCGTAACGCTTGTCGCTATGTTGTTTGGAAAGACAAGAAGGAATTTACAAAAGACATGAAAAATATCTATGATGCACCCACCAAAAACGCAGCAAAAGCTGCTTTAGAGGACTTTGCTCAGAAATGGGAACACAAGTACTCTTATGCTATTAAAAGCTGGAGAGACAACTGGGATGAGCTTACTGCTTTTTATGAATTTCCTGTTGAAATTAGAAAAATCATTTACACTACCAACCTTATTGAAAACCTTAATGGAAAAATCAGAAAGTACACTAAAAACAAGCTCTCATTCCCAACAGATGAGGCTGTTATGAAGTCCACTTTTTTAGCCCTTAGAGAGGCTACCAAAAAATGGTCGATGCCTATTAGGAACTGGGGCATTATTTTAAACCAGTTTTTAACTATATTTGAAAAAAGGGTTCAACTTTAAAAAAGCTAAACCCTCGATTTATAACTTACACACTTTACGGGATAGTGTCCAATCATTGAAGAGATATAATGTTTTATTGCACTACACCATTTAATTTTTTTCATTTATCTCGTCGTCAAATTCCAGTTTCAATTTATCGAGTAAGATTTTAAGTAATTTAGAGGAATCTTCTATGTTTTTTAAAAAAGCTTCATTTTTAACACGATTTCCCATGCTAATATGAATCATGTTCCTTCCATCAGAATGACTTAATTTTGTGCGTAAATCATTTTCATTCTTAGGGAATTTGTGTGTGAAATGGTTTCTGTATTCTCTAGTGGTTTCTATGCTTGAATTAAATTCAATTAGGAGACCTTTTATGTCATCATTTTGTATTTTATTAAATAACTTTTTTTTAAAACATACTTGATGATCTTCATATTTTAAATCATAAAAGCAATTTAAAATTTGTGCTAAAACTTCAAGACAAGAAAAGTAAAAATAGTAATAGATTTCAACAAAATATTGAAATTGGATCCCGTCTACTAATTCTCTTTCGTTACTTTCTATAATATTATCCTGAATTCCTCTTTCAAAATGTACTCTTAAAAATAATTCGGTTTCATGTAATTTAAATAGTTTGTTAGTTAAAACGCGATTCCAATTATAAAGATTGTCTCTTCGATGTACTTCATTGGTTTCTAGGTCACCGTTTAAAACACTTGTGACACCATTAATTCTTTTAAACCGAAAACTGTCATAGTTCGGTATGTATTTTGTCTGGATTTTGCCTTCTTCTAAGCTTGGATATTTGTAAAATTTACTTTTAATTGTTTTAGAACTCATTTTTAAGATTTATCCTGCAAGTTTAACATGGTTACGCACTCCAGTCACTAAATTGACCTTCTGCTTGTTGCATAATTTCCTGAAGGATTTCATTTAGTTTAGTAATAGACACCTTGCCACGAAGTTCTTTTTTTACGGCCAACCGTATTGCGGCTTTTGCATTTTCTTTTTTTGTCCAGTCTAATTGTAAATTAGCTTTTACAGCTTTTACTACGGCATGGACGATATCTTGAATGGGACCTTCCTCTTTAATAATTTCCTTTTTAGCAGCAAGAATATCATAAAAGGCTAATTCTTCTTCGCTTAATCCTAACTCGTCTGTACGTTTAGCTTCATCCTGCAAAGATTTAGCACGGTCTATAAGCTCTACAATTGTTGCGTAGCTATCAAGTGCATTATTATGATATTTATCTATAACCTTTTCTAGCTCTTCTTTTAGAGAAGTGTACTTTTTTATGTTTTTGTGAAGGCGAAGTTTAATTTCGTCTTTTAAAATATTCTTTATCAACTCAATCTTCAAGGCATTGCCATCCTTTTGTTTTTTTGCACCCAGTAAAAACGTTTCATCCAGAATGGAAATATCTGGTTTTTCAATACCCGACATAGCAAATACATCTACGATGTCTTCGGAGTCTATACTTTGACTAATGAGTTCTTTAACTTTTTCCTTTTGTTCGCTTCTAGTTGATTTTACAGACTTGGCATTTCGAATAGCCTTAGATACATGCTGTATAAAAAGCACATCGACTATTGCCTCTTGAATGGCTGGCTGACTTTTAACGATAGACAATAAGCCAGAAAGCTTTTTTTCTCCAAGCATAAAGTCGTTAGCTTCTTCATCGTATTTTATGATGTGGTTTACTGCTCGTTTTACTAGCAGAACTTTATCAGCATCTCTGAGTCTTTTCCATTCGTAGTATTCAATATTCTCAGGGATAAAGCTTTTACAGATTTCTATCTGATTAAAGAACAGTTCCAAAGCCTGCTCCATGTCCAGAGTAGGTTTGCCTTTTCCACCACCTTTCGTGTATTTATCTGTAGCAGATTTTAAATTATCACCAATACCAATATAATCAACAATAACACCGTTTCTTTTGTCTTTAAATACTCTGTTGGTTCGGGTAATGGCCTGCATTAAATTGTGGCCTTTCATTATTTTGTCCACATACATGGTATGTACACAGGGCGCGTCAAAACCAGTTAACTACATATCGCGAACAATAACAATTTTTAAAGGGTCGTTGTTTTTTCTAAAACGCTTTTTTAGCGCTTCTGTAGCATCTTTAGTTCTTATATGTTCATTCCACTCAACAGGGTCTTTAGAAATATTACCCGTCATTACCACAGCAATTTCAGGGCAGCTATCAAGTGATGTTAATGCATTATGCATTTTTACACAGTTTCTGCGACTCATACATACAATCATCGCTTTTCCATCCAGAGTAGAAATTCTATTGGTAAAATGATTCAGGATGTCATTAGCAATTTTAGTTACCCGATCTTCACTTCCCGCAGCATCTTCAACAGCAGCCCATTTTAAATTGCTGTTATCTTCAATGTCCTGAGTGATTTCGTCTACCTCATTATCAATGCTTTCATTCCAGAGATGTAATTTGGCTAATCGTGGTTCGTAGAAAATATTTACTGTGGCATTATCGTCTACTGCCTGTTTAATATCGTAAGTATGTATCACCTCCCCAAAAACTTCTTCGGTATCTGCATCTTTACTGTCAACAGGTGTTCCTGTGAATCCAATAAACGAAGCCTTAGGTAAGGCTTTACGAAGGTTAGATGCAAAGCCATCCAGAAGCCCATATTGTGTGCGATGCGCTTCATCGGCCATGACAATAATGTTTTC
This genomic interval from Tamlana carrageenivorans contains the following:
- a CDS encoding IS256 family transposase, with the translated sequence MKKEDFLNDDFLKQFKTGDELTSFLKSIQKRGIEKMLEGELDAHLDYEKHQQSNNSNTRNGYGSKRIKTALGETNIKVPRDREASFTPMLVPKRTNMVDGIENVIISLYAKGMSNSDIEEQIREVYDFDVSTSTISRITDKVTNDIIAWQNRPLEPVYLITWMDGIVFKVRENSKVINKTMYIAVGLRRDGKKEVLGLWLGKNESAAFWMSVLTDMKARGVQDLLITATDNLNGFTDTIKNVFPESKTQICVVHQIRNACRYVVWKDKKEFTKDMKNIYDAPTKNAAKAALEDFAQKWEHKYSYAIKSWRDNWDELTAFYEFPVEIRKIIYTTNLIENLNGKIRKYTKNKLSFPTDEAVMKSTFLALREATKKWSMPIRNWGIILNQFLTIFEKRVQL
- a CDS encoding Cthe_2314 family HEPN domain-containing protein — translated: MSSKTIKSKFYKYPSLEEGKIQTKYIPNYDSFRFKRINGVTSVLNGDLETNEVHRRDNLYNWNRVLTNKLFKLHETELFLRVHFERGIQDNIIESNERELVDGIQFQYFVEIYYYFYFSCLEVLAQILNCFYDLKYEDHQVCFKKKLFNKIQNDDIKGLLIEFNSSIETTREYRNHFTHKFPKNENDLRTKLSHSDGRNMIHISMGNRVKNEAFLKNIEDSSKLLKILLDKLKLEFDDEINEKN
- a CDS encoding DUF3387 domain-containing protein is translated as MVDYIGIGDNLKSATDKYTKGGGKGKPTLDMEQALELFFNQIEICKSFIPENIEYYEWKRLRDADKVLLVKRAVNHIIKYDEEANDFMLGEKKLSGLLSIVKSQPAIQEAIVDVLFIQHVSKAIRNAKSVKSTRSEQKEKVKELISQSIDSEDIVDVFAMSGIEKPDISILDETFLLGAKKQKDGNALKIELIKNILKDEIKLRLHKNIKKYTSLKEELEKVIDKYHNNALDSYATIVELIDRAKSLQDEAKRTDELGLSEEELAFYDILAAKKEIIKEEGPIQDIVHAVVKAVKANLQLDWTKKENAKAAIRLAVKKELRGKVSITKLNEILQEIMQQAEGQFSDWSA